TGGATTTATTTTAATTTCCTTTATGTCCAGTACTTCAAAATGAAGTAATTTATTTTTCATTTAGCCCTTTTATTTTCCCTTTTATTTTACTCCATCTACATTTCAGTCCAATACATTTTAAGTTTTATATTTTTACTCATCAGTAAAGTAGCTTAAAAGGAGATTATGAAAGAAATGCAACTTAACGCAGACTAGAAAAAGTTCATAAAAAAGAAGTGAAAGAATTATTGTTTCTGATTTTTATTTAACCCTTAAGCCCCCTAAACTATCCTTGAAACGCGAATTTATCGGGACTTTCAGGTAAAGATGATAAGGAGTCACTTTTATGGAGACAGCCAGTTCCAGGCAAATTGAGGAAATAAACGAGTACGGAAAGGAAATAATTGAACTGCTTAAACTGGAAACCTCCCCAGTAGCAGTAGCTCTGGTTCCGAAAGACGCTGAAATTCCGGAAAGGATCCACCGGATCGGAAAAGGAATGAAGCACTGCCAGATGATGGACCAGGTACGCAAAACAAAAGAAGAGTTTTATGCCGTGCTTGAGGACCAGACTTGCAAAGGAGGAGCTGCAGCAATGGGGCTCGGGCACATGCCTCCCAAGCTGGCAAGCGGGGAATTTTACTATGACAAACTAAAGCATTTCAGGACCCTGGAGGCTTCGAAAAAAACTCTTGAACAAGTTCCCATGCTTGAGGCAGAGTCCACAATTGCAACCCTTTATGCTCCTCTTGAAAGTGCAAGCTTCGTGCCTGATGTTGTTGTGATAATCTGCTCTCCTGAACAGATGATGCTCCTGACCCAAGCAGCTCTCTATAAAGAAGGAGGCAGAATTGAAGCCGAGTTTGCAGGCAAACAGAGCCTATGTTCAGATGCAGTTGCCGAGCCCTATCTGACAGGCAAAATGGGAATAACAGTAGGCTGTACAGGCAGCAGGACATATACGGGTATTCAGTCATCAGAACTGACAGTTGGAATTCCAGCAAAAATGCTGGCAGATCTGGTGGAAGGATTGAGGGCGATTATCGGAAAAGCTCCTGCACATTGATAAACAGAACAAGAAGAGAATATAAAAAAGAGATGTCAGAATTAACAGCCAGGTTATATATCTTTCAAAAGGATATGTCTCAAAGAGATTTTAGAAAGCATGCTCTCAAAAGCTAGTTTTGAGATCTCTGTAATCGCCTTCAAAAATCTCTTTTTTACAGGAAATAGAGGATTACAGGCAGCAAAATAACTCCCATTGCATGGGACTTCCTGACTTTCATAAAAGACGGGAGCATGCCTATGGGAGTAGAAATAATGAAGATAAAAAGCCCGAAAAGTCCTGTGAAAAGAAAAACCATTATTGTAAGTCCTGCTAGGACTCCTGTACAGAGTTTTGTGTAGTCAAGTTTTCGGAGTATACTGTGAGCATTATTTCCTATCCAGACTGTGGAGAAGTATGAAAACAGGGCAGTCAGGAGAATAGCAGCAAAAAAGAGTAGTACAACCTGAAATCCGAGAGATCCGATCCCCAGGATTTCATTCACGGCAGCCATTGCCCCACTTCGGGTCTTTCCTATAACAAGGAGAGCAACGAGCCCGAAAATGGCGTTTGAGGTATTTACTCCGGAAACCGAGACAATGAACTCCTTTGAACTCTCAAGAGTCTGGTGGTCATCTGCATAGGGATCATAAAAAAGAGAGGATTTTCTTCCTCCTAGCACAGGTTCAGAAGCTTCTTTTTCTATAGGTCTCCTATCGAAATCAGACCTTACAAAGAGTCCTGCCAGAAGGGCAGCAATAGCAGAAGAAACCCCGGGCAGCCAGGCTACAAGGGAACCTGCGGTGCTGCCTGTAAAGACTCCCCTCAGAATTCTTATTCGGGAAAGCTCAAATTTTGAAACGGACTTTTCAGGGATTTCGGAACTTGTGAGGAGGCTTATAATGAGCTGGGATGCCCCGAAAAGCCCACTGAGGAGAGGGAGGAGCGCGGATGCTTCTCCGAAACTTATGACAGGAATCAGGAGATTTTCTCTGGAAAAAGCAAAAAGCCCAAGGGCTCCTGTGATCAGAAACAGGAAGAGAGCCATAGCCTTATACTTATATCTTACAAGCGAACTCTGCCCCTCCTGCCCTTTTACTTCCTCGCCTTTTTCAGTCGCGAGCATGATAAATACAATCGTAAGCAGAACCCACGCCATATAATCCTGCAGGTAAGGATAAAGGGCTCCGAAAAAAAGAGAAAAAGGCAGTACAAAAAGCATGGATGCAACCACAGAGCCTGCACTTCCGAGGGCAGAAAGGCGTACTGCTTCCGCACCTGCACCTTCAAGCAAAAGCCTGTGCCCTGGAAGGACTGCAAGGGCTGTGTCTCCGTCAGGTGCTCCTAAAAACACAGACGGGATAATGTCATGAAACGTGTGAGATACCGCATTTGAGAGGATAATCAGAGCAATGTAAAACGGGGCAACCCCTTTCTCAGCCAGAAAAGGTGAAAAAGCTACAAGTGCAAGCGCAAAATTGTTTGTATGTATGCCAGGCAATAGCCCCGAAATTATGCCAAGGAGGTAGCCTGCAAGAACAGAAAAAAAGATTAGGAACAAAGAGACCTCTTCCATTCAGCTTCAACACCTTAAAATAAATAATCCATAATCTTTCAAACTTAACAAAAAATTAGGATACTTGATATTAATATTTAATCTTGCAAGGAGAATATGGTTCTTCTTTCTTCGATAAAATATAAAATATAAAATATCTAACTGCCTGTTCAAAGCGAAAAGTACACTAGATCCAGAAGGAAAATAATGAAGAAAAAGAATTAGAGCGAGTAAACAGGTAAAAAACAGGAAGGCAATAGAAAGAATAACTGAAACACTACAGAAACAATAAATATAAAGAGAACATAAGTAATAAATACAAAGAGAGTATAAGAGATCAGAAAAGCAAACAAAGATAAGAGAAAAAGAACATAATAGAAGAAAGATACAAAAAAGAAAAAAATCAAGTAAATTTGATCAGAATTAAAATTTAAGACTAAAAGTCTTGAACTTGATAATATAAATAAATTTCCTTTGAAGCAATGCCCTTTTAATAAGCAAAGGGCTGTCTGGCAGAAAATACATATAGTAAAATTTGCCGGCGCAAACAATTTTAGTTTACCGATCCGATAAGCCGCTTGAAAATTTTGAAGGCGCTTTATTACATCAAAGAAAAAGAAAAATCATTTCCATTTATGTTTTATATATAACAGTTATACTATAGAATGTAGTCCTAAATGCTAATATTGAATGGGGTTCATGAGAGCATTTAGCAAAAAACAGCAGGGCAAATGAGGTTCGCCATTCCTCAGTTCTGCTCTGCACAACCTGGAACCCCGCCCACATGAGGTGAGATCGAGGTTTTTTGCCATTCCTCGGTCAAGGCTCAGGGAGGGTTTCGCGGAAGGAGGTCGGAAGAGGTTCGCCATTCCTCAACCGGTCTCCCCAGATATCAGAAACAACAGAGAAGTGAGAGGCAAATCCCTCTCTAAAACTATTTTTACCTCTCACTTCCACTCTATTCTCTGAAACATCTCATTTTGTCTTCTAAATATTAAAAAAGATGTGATGCATGTGATGCTATCCTCTAAACATCTCATTTTGAGTTTTTTAACTCTCTGAACCGGTTATCATAGTCGTAAAGTCAATCTTTTTATTAAGGTCAATCTTTTTTATCCAGGTGTACGGTCTACTCCGTACTCTATCTCGTCCATAGTTCTGTCTTCCATAGTTCTGTCTTATGGTATTTTCAGGGTGTCTTCTCAATGATTAACTTATTTTTCCAGTTGTTACTTTTTTCTGTCAGCTTTTTTTGTTTCCTTGTCTCTATTTTTATCTCAGCTTTTACCTAGTTTTTATCTTGCTCTCTGAACTTCTGCCTCTTCAGATTCTCCCCTGCCTGGTGATCTTCTATTGCATCACTTCCTCGCCCAGGCTGTCCTTTCTTTCTGTCACTTCCTCTTTCTGGAGGTTTAGCTTCTAACTCACTTTCCTCAGTTACTTCAGCCTTTCCTGAGATCTCCTGTCCGGAGTGATCCTGCTGTTTTAAGTTTCTCTCTCGGATTACCCCAGCCTCTTCAGATTCGCCTCTGCCTGGCTGATCTTCTATTATATCGCTACCTCTTCCGGGCTGTTTTTCTTTTTTGTCACTTCCCCTTCCAAGTTGATTATGCCTCTTCTCATCCCCTCTTTTCGGTTTTTTTGCTTTTTTCTAATATTTTTTAGACCTTTTATCTGATATTTCTCTTATTCAAACGGTTTCTTCGGATTCTTTCTTGCCTCTGTTCTACCGAGCGTTTTTATTGATTTCAGAAAATCTTGTTTTCCAGCTACATTCAACTCTTTCTCTGAGTTTCTGTTTCCTGAGCGGGAATATCAATAAGGATAAATTCCGCAGGTGTGCCGGAAGAGACAGCCTCCATATGAATAGCCTGCTCCAGATCAATACGAGCCTGGTCTCCCTGTCCAATTCTCTGGCCGTTGACAGAAAGCTCGCCGGCAAACATGTAAACGAAGGTGCGGCGGTTATCCTGCGTATTAAAATGGATGACATGCCCCTTTTCCAAGCTGGCCCGATAAATTGTTGCATTGGGGTCTATCTTCAGGGCATTCTCAAAATCCCTGCCTGAAGCAAGCGGAAGCAGCCTATTTTTCCATTCTGATTCCTCAAACCTTTTCTGCGAGTATGAAGGCTCAAGCCCGCTTCTGGAAGGTAAAATCCAGATCTGGTAGAAATGCAGGGGTTCCTTTCCCCTGTTTAACTCGGAATGAAGTATTCCCGTACCTGCGGTAACGCGCTGTACCTCTCCTTTTCCAAGGGTTCCTCTATTCCCCATGTTATCTTCATGTGTTATTTCTCCTTCAAGCACAACCGATATAATTTCCATCTCGGAGTGAGGGTGAGTCGAAAAGCCCCTGCCCGGCTGGACAGTATCATCGTTAAAGACGCGAAGGCTTCCGAACTTGATATTCTCAGGATCGTAATAGTTTGAAAAAGAAAAGAGCATATAGCTCTTCAGCCAGCCTGAATCCTCAAGATGCCTGGCTTCTGCCGGAATGATTCTTATCATAGAAGATCCCCTCTCTTCCCCTGTAATTATTTGAACACTTGAATAATAAGTAAGGTTTGATTGCTGAAAAGGATATACCTTTGGAAACATAGTTCAGTAATATAGTTAAGAAAGCCTTCCGACAAAGATAAAAAATAATCAGGCTTCTACGAAAGGCATGTAAAAAACAATATATACGAGCTCTCCCTTTCCTAAAGGAGCCTGTTATAACTAAGATTTCCATTTTTTCAAATCATTCATGCAAAGTAAAAAGGATTTTAAAGGACTTCAAAATGACAATTAAATGTAAAAAATGTAACCATGAAGCTATTATTTTTCAAAAATACTCAGGGATGCATCTCTGTAAAAGACATTTTATAGAGGATGTTGAAAGGAAAATCAGGCTGACAGTAAGGAGAGACTACAGCATAAAGAAAAACGATATCATAGCCGTTGCTCTAAGCGGGGGGAAGGATAGCTCGGTCGCTCTTTATGTGATGCATAAAATCCTGGGAAACAGACCCGATATTCAAATTGTGGCAATTTCAGTTGATGAAGGAATCTATGGATACCGCCCTCAATCCCTTGAGCTTGCAAAAAAACTTA
The genomic region above belongs to Methanosarcina horonobensis HB-1 = JCM 15518 and contains:
- a CDS encoding pirin family protein, coding for MIRIIPAEARHLEDSGWLKSYMLFSFSNYYDPENIKFGSLRVFNDDTVQPGRGFSTHPHSEMEIISVVLEGEITHEDNMGNRGTLGKGEVQRVTAGTGILHSELNRGKEPLHFYQIWILPSRSGLEPSYSQKRFEESEWKNRLLPLASGRDFENALKIDPNATIYRASLEKGHVIHFNTQDNRRTFVYMFAGELSVNGQRIGQGDQARIDLEQAIHMEAVSSGTPAEFILIDIPAQETETQRKS
- a CDS encoding tripartite tricarboxylate transporter permease; this encodes MEEVSLFLIFFSVLAGYLLGIISGLLPGIHTNNFALALVAFSPFLAEKGVAPFYIALIILSNAVSHTFHDIIPSVFLGAPDGDTALAVLPGHRLLLEGAGAEAVRLSALGSAGSVVASMLFVLPFSLFFGALYPYLQDYMAWVLLTIVFIMLATEKGEEVKGQEGQSSLVRYKYKAMALFLFLITGALGLFAFSRENLLIPVISFGEASALLPLLSGLFGASQLIISLLTSSEIPEKSVSKFELSRIRILRGVFTGSTAGSLVAWLPGVSSAIAALLAGLFVRSDFDRRPIEKEASEPVLGGRKSSLFYDPYADDHQTLESSKEFIVSVSGVNTSNAIFGLVALLVIGKTRSGAMAAVNEILGIGSLGFQVVLLFFAAILLTALFSYFSTVWIGNNAHSILRKLDYTKLCTGVLAGLTIMVFLFTGLFGLFIFIISTPIGMLPSFMKVRKSHAMGVILLPVILYFL
- a CDS encoding DUF169 domain-containing protein translates to METASSRQIEEINEYGKEIIELLKLETSPVAVALVPKDAEIPERIHRIGKGMKHCQMMDQVRKTKEEFYAVLEDQTCKGGAAAMGLGHMPPKLASGEFYYDKLKHFRTLEASKKTLEQVPMLEAESTIATLYAPLESASFVPDVVVIICSPEQMMLLTQAALYKEGGRIEAEFAGKQSLCSDAVAEPYLTGKMGITVGCTGSRTYTGIQSSELTVGIPAKMLADLVEGLRAIIGKAPAH